Proteins encoded together in one Flavobacterium keumense window:
- a CDS encoding S66 peptidase family protein, translated as MRKLFFLFILSLLSITMQAQTTMITPPYLQKGDTVAILATARKHIVKSMQPTIDLLESWGLQVVIGKSIGLEENQLAGSDEERAADLQEQLDNPNIKAIWCARGGYGTVRVVDLIDFTQFKKHPKWLVGFSDVTVLHNHLNTMGYKSIHGIMPISLAKASPEAIESLRLSLFGQPLQYAIDPHPMNRFGKASGELVGGNLSILYSLLGSPSAIDCKDKILYIEDLDEYLYHIDRMMMNLKRNGCLESLKGIIVGSMTDMKDNDIPWGKNALEIVQDVTKKYNIPMIFNFPAGHIHDNRALILGNTVSIEVTENCSTVVFE; from the coding sequence ATGAGAAAATTGTTCTTCTTATTCATTTTAAGTTTACTTTCTATTACAATGCAAGCCCAAACGACTATGATTACACCACCTTATTTACAAAAAGGAGATACTGTTGCTATTTTAGCAACTGCCCGAAAACATATTGTGAAAAGTATGCAACCTACTATTGATTTATTAGAAAGTTGGGGCTTACAAGTAGTCATTGGTAAAAGTATTGGCTTAGAAGAAAATCAATTGGCAGGAAGTGACGAAGAACGCGCTGCCGATTTACAAGAACAATTGGACAACCCCAATATTAAAGCCATTTGGTGTGCACGCGGCGGTTACGGGACCGTGCGTGTAGTGGATTTAATTGATTTTACGCAATTCAAAAAACATCCCAAATGGTTGGTTGGATTTAGCGATGTCACGGTATTACACAACCACCTCAATACGATGGGTTACAAATCCATTCACGGAATTATGCCCATTAGTCTTGCTAAAGCAAGTCCAGAAGCCATTGAAAGTTTGCGTTTATCTTTATTTGGACAGCCTTTACAGTACGCTATTGACCCGCATCCTATGAATCGATTTGGGAAAGCGAGTGGCGAATTGGTTGGAGGAAATTTATCTATATTGTATAGTTTATTGGGTTCCCCATCAGCAATAGATTGTAAGGATAAAATTCTATACATAGAAGACTTAGACGAATACCTCTACCATATTGACCGTATGATGATGAATTTGAAACGCAACGGCTGTCTTGAAAGCCTAAAAGGCATCATCGTAGGTTCTATGACTGATATGAAAGACAATGATATTCCTTGGGGTAAAAATGCACTTGAAATTGTTCAGGATGTCACTAAAAAGTATAACATCCCTATGATTTTTAATTTTCCTGCAGGTCATATTCACGATAATAGAGCCTTAATTTTAGGGAATACTGTGTCTATCGAAGTAACCGAAAATTGTAGCACAGTAGTTTTTGAATAG
- a CDS encoding YraN family protein, with amino-acid sequence MAEHNALGKLGEELAVEYLQKEGYTILETNWIFQKAEIDILAQKDNTLTVVEVKTRSSIDFGLPQDFVKPKKIQLLVKAVNAYVTENDLDVDVRFDIIAITKNSQDFVIEHLTDAFFYF; translated from the coding sequence ATGGCTGAACACAACGCATTAGGGAAACTTGGAGAAGAACTAGCTGTCGAATACTTACAAAAAGAAGGCTATACTATCTTGGAAACCAATTGGATTTTCCAAAAAGCAGAAATAGATATTTTGGCTCAAAAAGACAATACCTTAACTGTTGTTGAAGTAAAAACGCGTTCGTCGATTGATTTTGGTCTTCCGCAAGACTTTGTCAAACCAAAAAAAATTCAATTATTGGTAAAAGCGGTAAATGCTTATGTAACCGAAAACGATTTGGATGTTGACGTGCGTTTTGACATCATTGCTATCACTAAAAACAGCCAAGATTTTGTAATTGAACACCTTACAGATGCATTTTTTTACTTTTAA
- a CDS encoding aspartate kinase, whose amino-acid sequence MKTVSSIVENYIKTKPFLLNALSLGIINLTSLSRNIMSELESEFGKEVKQGAVVMALKRLTEELDFKLNHKINKVIKNIGEITVRSELTDYTFAASETVLNKQADLITDINSHSDIFYTSSRGVNETNIVVSSSVNHLVDKHFANEKLIQKLENLASITVKLPKENIVVPGIYYFIFQRLAWEGIIINEVISTSNEFTILVSENEVDVAFKVIKDLKN is encoded by the coding sequence ATGAAAACCGTATCGTCCATCGTAGAGAATTACATCAAAACAAAACCTTTTTTGTTGAATGCTTTATCATTAGGAATCATCAATTTAACTTCTCTTTCGCGCAATATTATGAGTGAATTAGAAAGTGAATTTGGTAAAGAAGTAAAACAAGGTGCCGTGGTAATGGCACTTAAAAGATTAACCGAAGAATTGGACTTTAAATTGAATCACAAAATCAACAAAGTCATCAAAAATATCGGAGAAATTACCGTTCGTTCTGAGTTGACCGATTACACTTTTGCCGCTTCAGAAACTGTTTTAAACAAACAAGCCGATTTAATTACAGACATTAATAGTCACTCTGATATTTTTTACACTTCATCAAGAGGGGTAAATGAAACGAATATCGTAGTGAGTAGCAGTGTGAACCATTTAGTTGACAAGCATTTTGCTAACGAAAAATTGATTCAAAAACTAGAAAATTTAGCTTCTATCACGGTAAAATTACCCAAAGAAAACATCGTAGTTCCTGGAATTTACTATTTCATTTTTCAACGCTTGGCTTGGGAAGGAATTATAATCAATGAAGTCATCTCAACTTCGAATGAGTTTACCATTTTAGTGAGTGAAAACGAAGTCGATGTTGCTTTCAAAGTAATTAAGGATTTAAAAAATTAG